From Phaeocystidibacter marisrubri, the proteins below share one genomic window:
- a CDS encoding class I SAM-dependent methyltransferase translates to MASEREELNAEYWDSRYVEKTFGWDIGYPSPALIEFASQFNVDTKILIPGCGHAYEGQWLWENGYTNIHLLDFSSTAKERFLERVPSFPEEQFFVGDFFEHNETYELVLEQTFYCALQPELRDLYVRKMRELLAEGGALGGLLFTFPLTESGPPFGGSMEEYKRRFSPYFEIKTLSEAHNSIQPRSGKEAFFHVVKTA, encoded by the coding sequence ATGGCCTCAGAACGCGAAGAACTCAATGCGGAATATTGGGACAGCAGATATGTAGAAAAGACGTTTGGTTGGGATATTGGATATCCCTCCCCAGCGCTCATTGAGTTTGCCTCTCAATTTAATGTAGACACGAAAATCCTCATTCCGGGTTGCGGCCATGCCTATGAAGGTCAGTGGCTATGGGAAAACGGTTACACCAACATTCACCTGCTCGACTTCAGTTCAACGGCTAAAGAGCGCTTCTTAGAACGCGTTCCATCTTTTCCTGAAGAACAGTTTTTTGTCGGTGATTTCTTTGAGCATAACGAAACCTACGAACTGGTACTGGAACAAACGTTCTACTGCGCTCTCCAACCAGAACTGCGCGATTTGTATGTGCGCAAAATGAGAGAACTCCTTGCTGAGGGAGGAGCTTTAGGGGGACTTCTATTCACCTTTCCCCTCACCGAAAGTGGCCCACCCTTTGGTGGATCAATGGAAGAATACAAACGTAGGTTCTCTCCTTACTTCGAGATCAAAACTTTGAGTGAAGCCCACAACAGCATACAACCTCGCAGTGGAAAAGAGGCCTTTTTCCACGTCGTAAAAACCGCTTGA
- a CDS encoding nitroreductase family protein, which translates to MQETSSIEQLIAKRRTIKPDKYTGNTVDDSFIEKLLSAANWAPTHGYTEPWRFVVFTGAGKEKLISMINQLEVEDHGENEVRLGKLRDRVEQSSHVIAIGMKRGENPKIPAIEEAQAVAAAVQNMWLVATELGLGAYWSTGALGYDERMTKALGWTGEEDSAMGFLYIGEYEGEWPTGRRISSIDSKVRWER; encoded by the coding sequence ATGCAAGAAACATCAAGTATAGAGCAACTCATTGCGAAAAGACGAACTATCAAACCAGATAAGTACACTGGCAACACGGTAGACGATTCATTCATTGAAAAGCTTCTATCAGCGGCAAATTGGGCTCCTACTCACGGTTACACGGAGCCTTGGAGGTTTGTAGTGTTTACCGGTGCCGGAAAGGAGAAGTTAATCTCCATGATTAATCAATTGGAGGTGGAAGATCACGGCGAGAACGAAGTGCGCTTGGGCAAGTTGCGTGATCGCGTGGAGCAGAGCTCTCATGTCATCGCCATTGGCATGAAGAGGGGAGAGAACCCAAAGATTCCAGCAATTGAGGAAGCGCAAGCCGTTGCAGCCGCCGTTCAGAACATGTGGCTCGTTGCTACAGAACTCGGATTGGGTGCATACTGGAGTACCGGAGCATTGGGCTACGATGAACGCATGACCAAAGCCCTGGGATGGACAGGAGAAGAGGACAGTGCGATGGGCTTCCTTTATATAGGTGAATACGAAGGAGAATGGCCAACGGGTCGACGAATCTCTTCGATTGATTCAAAAGTACGCTGGGAGCGTTAA
- a CDS encoding phosphoribosyltransferase family protein yields MSTKRTIVMDEATIRRKIERIAWEVYERHIEEDVIYLVGITGTGYLLAEMLGASLRQINAPKTVLLELNMDKRNPLGEKSLLGEPKDLTNCSVVVVDDVLNSGSTLIYGVQHILEQEVKRCTTAVLIDRNHKRFPIKADVKGLSLSTSLQEHVEVDLTSTSPAAYLQ; encoded by the coding sequence ATGAGCACGAAGCGTACGATAGTAATGGACGAAGCAACGATTCGAAGAAAAATTGAACGAATTGCTTGGGAAGTGTACGAACGTCACATTGAAGAAGATGTGATTTATCTAGTAGGCATTACCGGTACCGGTTACCTACTTGCAGAAATGCTCGGTGCATCTCTACGTCAAATCAACGCTCCTAAAACTGTGCTTTTAGAGCTGAATATGGACAAGAGAAATCCCTTGGGTGAAAAGTCTCTTCTCGGCGAACCTAAAGACTTGACCAACTGCTCTGTGGTGGTGGTGGATGATGTACTCAACAGCGGATCTACCTTAATCTACGGCGTTCAGCACATTCTAGAGCAAGAGGTGAAACGCTGTACAACCGCAGTACTTATTGATAGAAATCACAAGCGTTTCCCTATTAAGGCAGACGTGAAAGGGCTTTCACTGTCTACATCGCTTCAAGAGCATGTAGAGGTTGATTTAACCTCCACATCTCCTGCAGCCTATCTTCAATAA
- the rlmD gene encoding 23S rRNA (uracil(1939)-C(5))-methyltransferase RlmD, whose protein sequence is MARRKKGPLFIDDVTVTGAGAKGKGVGKTEDGQVVFIQNAVPGDRVKVRVFKRKRSFVEGKAVEYHELSKDRVQPACEHFGTCGGCKWQNWDYSKQLEYKDSEVQNNLVRLGHVEVEEYLPILGCESDYFYRNKMEFSFSNKRWITEEEAQSGAELGTTNALGFHIPGMWDKVLNVTKCHLQPDPSNAIRNFIRQYALDHNLEFFDLREQSGLLRTVMIRTALSGENMVLIQFYDDLVEEREGLMNALIAEFPEITSLLYTINQKGNDSIYDCDVEVFHGRDHIFEVMPAYYDPSTELRFKVGPKSFYQTNPKQAHSLYVQALEFAELKGDELVYDLYTGTGTIACFLAQKAGKVVGIESVPDAIKDAKFNAEMNGLNNTTFVVGDMKDALTPSFVEEHGMPDVVVTDPPRDGMHAKVVEQLLNMKPKRIVYVSCNSATQARDLGLLQSAYRIVKSRAVDMFPQTHHIENVAVLELK, encoded by the coding sequence ATGGCAAGAAGAAAAAAAGGACCGCTCTTCATTGACGATGTAACCGTTACTGGAGCTGGCGCGAAAGGCAAAGGGGTTGGTAAAACCGAAGATGGTCAGGTTGTATTCATTCAAAATGCAGTTCCTGGCGACCGTGTAAAGGTTAGAGTTTTTAAGAGAAAGAGAAGCTTTGTGGAAGGTAAGGCTGTGGAATACCACGAGCTCTCCAAAGACAGAGTTCAACCCGCATGTGAGCACTTTGGCACCTGTGGTGGTTGCAAATGGCAAAACTGGGATTACTCCAAACAACTCGAATACAAAGACTCTGAAGTTCAGAACAACTTGGTTCGTTTGGGTCATGTTGAAGTGGAAGAATACCTTCCCATCTTAGGCTGTGAATCCGACTACTTCTACCGCAACAAAATGGAGTTTTCGTTCTCCAACAAGCGATGGATTACCGAAGAAGAAGCCCAATCAGGTGCCGAACTGGGTACCACAAACGCGTTGGGTTTCCACATTCCAGGTATGTGGGATAAAGTCCTGAATGTCACAAAATGTCACCTACAGCCAGATCCGAGCAATGCCATTCGCAATTTCATTCGCCAATACGCATTGGATCACAACCTAGAATTTTTCGACTTACGCGAACAAAGCGGACTTCTCAGAACCGTCATGATTCGCACCGCATTGAGCGGCGAAAACATGGTATTGATTCAATTTTACGATGATTTAGTAGAGGAAAGAGAAGGGTTGATGAATGCACTCATCGCTGAATTCCCAGAGATCACCTCATTGCTATATACGATCAATCAAAAGGGCAACGACAGTATCTACGACTGTGATGTTGAAGTATTCCACGGGAGAGATCACATTTTTGAAGTGATGCCGGCCTATTACGATCCATCAACCGAGTTGCGATTCAAAGTAGGTCCAAAATCCTTCTATCAAACCAATCCAAAACAAGCGCATTCCCTTTACGTTCAAGCTCTTGAATTTGCTGAATTGAAAGGAGATGAGCTGGTTTACGACTTGTATACAGGGACGGGAACCATTGCGTGTTTCCTCGCTCAAAAAGCAGGAAAAGTGGTTGGAATTGAATCGGTTCCTGATGCCATCAAAGACGCAAAGTTCAACGCAGAAATGAATGGACTGAATAACACCACTTTTGTGGTTGGCGACATGAAAGATGCGCTTACTCCTTCGTTTGTTGAAGAGCACGGAATGCCTGATGTGGTTGTAACTGATCCACCTCGCGATGGGATGCACGCAAAAGTGGTAGAGCAATTGTTGAACATGAAGCCGAAACGCATTGTTTATGTCTCGTGTAATTCAGCAACACAAGCGCGTGATTTGGGACTGCTTCAATCGGCTTACCGCATTGTTAAGTCGAGAGCTGTAGATATGTTCCCACAAACGCATCACATTGAAAACGTTGCCGTATTAGAACTCAAATAA
- a CDS encoding DUF3307 domain-containing protein: MIVLQLVLAHLLGDFILQPTQWVEKRRKKGKGLVFRVYHVLVHMILVALLTGFSVDTLWMIPVIGASHFGIDFLKDRFYSKKRAVALFLLDQLAHLMVIAAVVYGDGVNFSNIELSLESIYALAIGLLLATYVSSVLIRMVLNSVLNELTDSKMDESMRKAGLIIGMLERVFVFAFVVLNYWQGIGFLLAAKSIFRFGDLSQKDHRIKTEYVLIGTLLSFGLAMLSGGLYNWIT, from the coding sequence ATGATTGTACTGCAACTCGTTTTAGCGCACCTGCTGGGCGACTTTATTCTTCAGCCGACTCAATGGGTAGAAAAGAGAAGAAAGAAGGGGAAAGGGCTCGTATTCCGAGTTTATCACGTTCTGGTACATATGATTTTGGTGGCCTTGCTCACTGGGTTTAGCGTGGATACACTTTGGATGATACCCGTCATCGGCGCATCCCATTTTGGAATAGACTTTCTAAAAGATCGATTCTATTCAAAGAAGAGGGCAGTAGCTCTGTTTCTTCTCGATCAGCTTGCTCACTTGATGGTGATAGCCGCTGTGGTTTATGGAGATGGAGTGAATTTTTCAAACATCGAGTTATCCTTGGAGTCGATTTACGCACTGGCTATTGGATTGCTATTGGCTACCTATGTGAGTTCGGTTTTGATTCGCATGGTGTTGAATTCAGTGTTGAATGAACTCACCGATTCTAAGATGGATGAATCCATGCGCAAAGCAGGACTGATCATTGGCATGTTGGAAAGGGTGTTTGTGTTTGCTTTTGTGGTTTTGAACTATTGGCAGGGCATCGGTTTCCTGCTGGCAGCCAAATCCATTTTCCGCTTCGGCGACCTTTCTCAGAAAGATCACAGAATAAAGACGGAATACGTCTTAATCGGAACCTTACTCAGCTTTGGGCTAGCCATGTTGAGCGGTGGATTGTACAATTGGATTACGTAG
- a CDS encoding shikimate kinase, giving the protein MQICLVGYMTAGKSTLGELLAQKMELPFADLDQRIADEAQISVHEYIRTKGELSFRKLEREVLHRELGAENVLALGGGTPCYYDNMDVALEQSFVVYLQWSIRTLVSRIENELSSRPLFDGVNKSDLPEFVAKHVFDRRPYYEKAHHIVFCDGKTEEQICAEIRTACKKHQV; this is encoded by the coding sequence ATGCAAATATGTTTAGTTGGATATATGACCGCGGGAAAGTCGACCTTAGGTGAGCTTCTCGCACAGAAAATGGAGTTGCCATTTGCCGATTTGGATCAAAGAATCGCAGATGAAGCTCAAATTTCCGTTCATGAGTACATCCGCACAAAGGGAGAATTGTCTTTTAGGAAACTAGAAAGAGAAGTACTCCACCGGGAATTGGGTGCGGAGAATGTCCTTGCTTTAGGAGGAGGTACTCCGTGTTATTATGACAATATGGACGTAGCACTCGAGCAATCGTTCGTCGTATACCTACAATGGTCCATAAGAACTCTCGTGTCTAGAATCGAGAATGAACTCAGTAGCCGTCCGTTATTCGATGGAGTGAACAAATCCGATCTACCCGAGTTTGTAGCTAAACACGTATTTGATCGTCGACCTTACTATGAGAAAGCCCATCACATCGTGTTTTGCGATGGGAAAACAGAAGAACAAATTTGTGCAGAAATACGAACAGCATGCAAGAAACATCAAGTATAG
- a CDS encoding S8 family peptidase: MKNLLSILLFVLVSQVALAQTERIFITTESGSSPHFPTVIGAQIGQTPFEILQVYTFKKTPVSIWILEVETDDLPSVLLRLEASPKILTAEIDADMWASDMETYDANDLHVGEQWYGENTGANGNENADIDLPEGWFIERGSPNITLAILDSGMKLDHPEFAGRIVNNTADPINNIDDDANGYIDDVSGFDFVDHDNHPGDENGHGTAVGGIAAANGDNIIGFAGVDWNCKILPVRVLDENGRGSYSKIAAGVYYAVDNGANVINMSLGGVSESNSLKNSIQYAYDNNVTVVAASGNSNTSVPQFPAAYPTVIAVGATNWFNERCSPFMLTGRGGSNMGKHLSVVAPGDMIPHLNYEDDLDYSSVNSGTSLASPMVAGLATLLLAQDSTRTAAEIKYLIQASAVDRVGPENEDSRGWDQYYGFGLINVYNALSGKFPIKTESYISVYPNPAYANGKFHLGGEASDLIISTVDGRVIINYKNLSAGIYNLPQMAAGYYVISVVAPTGFYIERFTVL, encoded by the coding sequence ATGAAAAATTTACTTTCCATACTTCTTTTCGTTCTTGTTTCACAAGTTGCTCTCGCTCAAACCGAACGCATTTTCATCACCACAGAATCTGGGAGCTCCCCCCACTTCCCCACTGTTATTGGAGCTCAGATTGGTCAAACACCTTTTGAAATACTACAGGTTTACACATTTAAAAAAACACCCGTATCCATTTGGATTCTGGAAGTTGAAACGGATGACCTGCCATCTGTCCTCCTCCGCTTAGAAGCCTCACCAAAAATTCTAACCGCTGAAATTGACGCAGACATGTGGGCATCGGATATGGAAACATACGATGCGAATGACCTCCATGTAGGTGAACAATGGTATGGAGAGAATACAGGGGCAAATGGCAATGAGAATGCCGACATCGATCTACCGGAAGGTTGGTTCATTGAAAGGGGAAGCCCGAACATCACCTTAGCGATTCTCGATTCAGGTATGAAGCTGGATCATCCGGAGTTTGCCGGAAGAATCGTCAATAACACGGCTGACCCCATCAATAATATTGACGACGATGCCAACGGTTACATCGATGATGTGTCCGGTTTCGACTTTGTAGATCACGACAATCATCCCGGCGATGAGAATGGTCACGGAACAGCCGTAGGAGGAATTGCCGCTGCCAATGGAGATAATATTATTGGATTTGCTGGGGTTGATTGGAACTGTAAAATTCTCCCTGTTCGCGTTTTGGATGAAAATGGCCGAGGTTCATATTCGAAAATCGCTGCTGGAGTGTACTACGCCGTAGACAATGGGGCCAATGTCATTAACATGTCACTAGGTGGAGTTTCCGAAAGCAACAGCTTAAAAAATTCGATTCAATATGCCTACGACAACAACGTAACGGTTGTCGCAGCCTCTGGAAACTCCAACACCAGTGTGCCTCAATTCCCTGCGGCTTACCCTACCGTTATTGCCGTTGGCGCTACCAATTGGTTCAATGAACGATGCAGCCCATTCATGCTTACAGGTAGAGGCGGTAGCAACATGGGGAAACACCTATCCGTGGTTGCGCCAGGAGATATGATTCCACATTTGAACTACGAAGACGACTTGGACTATTCTAGCGTTAATTCAGGCACCAGCCTTGCCAGCCCCATGGTTGCAGGACTTGCCACATTGCTACTGGCACAGGATTCAACGCGTACAGCGGCCGAAATCAAGTACCTCATTCAAGCTTCAGCGGTAGATCGAGTTGGACCAGAAAACGAAGATAGCAGAGGTTGGGATCAGTACTATGGATTTGGTTTAATCAATGTTTACAACGCTTTAAGCGGTAAATTCCCCATCAAAACAGAGAGCTACATATCTGTTTACCCCAACCCCGCTTATGCGAATGGAAAGTTCCATTTGGGAGGTGAGGCCAGCGATTTGATCATTTCAACCGTGGATGGTCGTGTCATCATCAACTACAAAAACCTAAGTGCGGGTATCTACAACCTTCCTCAAATGGCGGCAGGCTATTACGTCATCAGCGTTGTGGCCCCTACTGGATTTTACATCGAACGCTTCACCGTTTTGTGA